One window of Mesorhizobium sp. WSM4904 genomic DNA carries:
- a CDS encoding mandelate racemase/muconate lactonizing enzyme family protein, with protein sequence MKIKSIKAYHVVQPFVDGPYRMSKGRVADCFDAVIVAITSDSGVTGWGEMAPLGNFYSAAFPAGTRAGVPEIAPHLIGHDPRGLAGIVRLMDTVFKGHPYVKAALDMACWDLAARAADVPLVTMLGGRESETAELYRVVTHGTVDQMAALAKRIVAEGYHRLQVKVGGNVRDDIERVTAVAAAVPKGTVIFCDANAGWTPYQARQFADATRGIDYTFEQPCTTIEENMSVRRMLDKPMVLDESVTSLQEMLEIHRCGAADGLTLKISRLGGVTQTRLIRDVAVDLGFMITVEDTGGAEIDTAAMAHLSLSTPEERRLHAIAFHEWVTVRTASNKPPVTGSRMGIPDGPGLGIDVDPDLLGKPFFEIG encoded by the coding sequence GTGAAGATCAAGAGCATCAAGGCCTATCATGTCGTGCAGCCCTTCGTCGACGGCCCCTACCGCATGTCCAAAGGGCGGGTCGCCGACTGTTTCGACGCGGTGATCGTCGCCATCACCTCCGACAGCGGCGTGACCGGCTGGGGCGAGATGGCGCCGCTCGGCAATTTCTATTCGGCCGCGTTTCCGGCGGGAACGCGCGCGGGCGTGCCGGAGATCGCGCCGCATCTCATCGGCCACGATCCGCGCGGACTGGCCGGCATCGTCAGGCTGATGGACACGGTGTTCAAGGGCCACCCTTATGTGAAGGCCGCGCTCGACATGGCCTGCTGGGATCTGGCGGCGCGCGCGGCCGACGTGCCGCTGGTGACGATGCTCGGCGGCCGCGAGAGCGAGACGGCGGAACTCTACCGGGTCGTCACGCACGGCACGGTCGATCAGATGGCGGCGCTTGCCAAACGCATCGTCGCGGAAGGCTACCACCGGCTGCAGGTCAAGGTCGGCGGCAATGTGCGTGACGACATCGAGCGGGTGACCGCGGTCGCCGCGGCCGTGCCGAAAGGCACCGTGATCTTCTGCGACGCCAATGCCGGCTGGACGCCCTACCAGGCGCGCCAGTTCGCCGACGCCACACGCGGCATCGACTACACGTTCGAGCAGCCCTGCACGACGATAGAGGAGAACATGTCGGTGCGCCGCATGCTCGACAAGCCGATGGTGCTCGACGAATCCGTCACCTCGCTGCAGGAGATGCTGGAAATCCATCGCTGCGGCGCGGCCGACGGCCTGACGCTGAAGATCTCGCGGCTGGGCGGCGTGACGCAGACCCGGTTGATCCGTGACGTTGCGGTCGATCTCGGTTTCATGATCACGGTCGAGGATACCGGCGGCGCCGAGATCGACACCGCCGCCATGGCGCATCTGTCGCTGTCGACGCCGGAGGAGCGCCGGCTGCACGCCATCGCCTTCCACGAATGGGTGACGGTGCGCACCGCTTCCAACAAGCCGCCGGTGACGGGCAGCCGCATGGGCATCCCCGATGGGCCCGGCCTCGGTATCGACGTCGACCCCGACCTGCTCGGCAAGCCCTTCTTCGAGATCGGCTGA
- a CDS encoding GntR family transcriptional regulator yields MAKLDFSPIADTTRRAEIIALLRRAILTGQLEPGQKLNELRISEQMRVSRAPLREAMRELVQEGILTSIPYAGTFVIDVTAKDIIDAYSLNKVLEEFAIELAWPQRDQRLFDELDRRHEAVKQATRALDTTRQIETALRLHGLIYEWADNSVLLETWQRLTSRLQMYFALHQRARNEPVPSEDLHETYVALLKGSDMRAAQRHAREHIDGDFEELLAYARGLEKRASKN; encoded by the coding sequence ATGGCGAAGCTGGATTTCAGTCCGATCGCGGATACGACGCGCAGGGCGGAGATCATCGCGCTGCTCAGGCGCGCCATCCTGACGGGCCAGCTGGAACCCGGGCAAAAGCTCAACGAGCTCAGGATTTCCGAACAGATGCGGGTGAGCCGCGCGCCGCTGCGCGAGGCGATGCGCGAGCTGGTGCAGGAAGGCATCCTGACCAGCATCCCCTATGCCGGGACCTTCGTGATCGACGTCACCGCCAAGGACATCATCGACGCCTATTCCCTCAACAAGGTGCTGGAAGAATTCGCCATCGAGCTCGCCTGGCCGCAGCGCGACCAGCGTCTCTTCGACGAGCTCGACCGTCGCCATGAAGCGGTCAAGCAGGCGACGCGGGCGCTCGACACCACGCGCCAGATCGAGACGGCGCTGCGGCTGCACGGGCTGATCTACGAGTGGGCCGACAATTCGGTGCTGCTGGAGACCTGGCAGCGGCTGACCAGCCGGCTGCAGATGTATTTCGCGCTGCATCAGCGCGCGCGCAACGAGCCAGTGCCGTCCGAGGACCTGCACGAAACCTATGTGGCGCTGCTCAAGGGCTCGGACATGCGCGCCGCCCAGCGGCATGCGCGCGAGCATATCGACGGCGATTTCGAAGAGCTTCTTGCCTATGCGCGCGGCCTCGAGAAGCGCGCCTCGAAGAACTGA
- a CDS encoding efflux RND transporter periplasmic adaptor subunit, with product MRKWKIALGTAVALGAISVASVHLLDMGNLSLNASTAGAAPAPKAFVMPVPVVNVVKKTLPIYLDYAARVEPIRSITLQARVPGYLQEQTAADGSDVKQGDLLYKIAREDYQAALDQAKAQVERDTATLDYARSNLGRGSELAKSGYLAKDSFDQRTSTLRGAEAALLLDKAAVRTAELNLGYAEIKAPFPGRIGRNQASVGTLVSVAGTVLNTLVQLDPIYVTFNPSETDLVQIEEAKAAGPIAVDVLLPGETEPSQKGQLTFIDNTIDHSTGTITARATIGNAKFRLLPGQYVRVRLHVKEQPNTLMVPQVALGSSQLGKYLYVLGKGNTVDQKLVSLGPTDGDLISVTSGISESDQVITGNLQKIGPGMPVSPLPQPKPAS from the coding sequence ATGCGTAAATGGAAAATCGCTTTAGGAACGGCCGTCGCGCTGGGCGCGATTTCGGTGGCAAGCGTCCACCTGCTCGACATGGGCAATCTCAGCCTCAACGCCAGCACGGCAGGTGCCGCACCCGCGCCCAAGGCCTTCGTCATGCCGGTGCCGGTGGTGAACGTCGTCAAGAAGACGCTGCCGATCTATCTCGACTACGCCGCGCGCGTCGAGCCGATCCGCAGCATCACGCTGCAGGCGCGCGTGCCGGGCTATCTGCAGGAGCAGACCGCGGCGGACGGCAGCGACGTCAAGCAGGGCGACCTGCTCTACAAGATAGCACGCGAGGACTATCAGGCAGCGCTCGACCAGGCCAAGGCGCAGGTCGAGCGCGACACGGCGACGCTCGACTATGCGCGCTCCAACCTCGGCCGCGGCAGCGAGCTCGCCAAGAGCGGCTATCTCGCCAAGGACAGTTTCGACCAGCGCACCAGCACCTTGCGCGGAGCCGAAGCGGCGCTGCTGCTCGACAAGGCGGCGGTGCGAACGGCCGAGCTCAATCTCGGCTATGCCGAAATCAAGGCGCCGTTCCCGGGACGCATCGGCCGCAACCAGGCCTCGGTCGGCACGCTGGTCAGCGTCGCCGGCACAGTGCTCAACACGCTGGTGCAGCTCGACCCGATCTACGTCACCTTCAATCCGAGCGAGACCGACTTGGTCCAGATCGAGGAAGCGAAGGCGGCCGGTCCGATCGCGGTCGACGTGCTTCTGCCGGGTGAGACCGAGCCAAGCCAGAAGGGCCAGCTCACCTTCATCGACAACACGATCGACCATTCGACCGGCACGATCACCGCCCGCGCCACGATCGGCAACGCCAAGTTCAGGCTGCTGCCCGGCCAATATGTGCGCGTGCGGCTGCATGTGAAGGAGCAGCCCAACACGCTGATGGTGCCGCAGGTGGCGCTGGGCTCCAGCCAGCTCGGCAAATACCTCTACGTGCTCGGCAAGGGCAACACCGTGGACCAGAAACTGGTCTCGCTCGGGCCGACCGACGGCGACCTGATCTCCGTCACCTCCGGCATCTCCGAGAGCGACCAGGTGATCACAGGCAATTTGCAGAAGATCGGACCCGGAATGCCGGTTTCTCCCTTGCCGCAACCGAAACCGGCCAGCTGA